From the genome of Bombus huntii isolate Logan2020A chromosome 14, iyBomHunt1.1, whole genome shotgun sequence, one region includes:
- the LOC126873003 gene encoding liprin-alpha-1 isoform X2, translated as MWNMMCDVMPTIAEDSISQRSSQYSGEDANFEQLMVSMLDERDKLVESLRENQERLQETEARLQEVEKERDSLNRQLNANIPQDFSQLTKELAAARESILEREEEISELKAERNNTRLLLEHLECLVSRHERSLRMTVVKRQAAAQSGVSSEVEVLKALKSLFEHHKALDEKVRERLRVALERNTSLEEELAITKEELQQYKLSGHAPKNIEDRPKENGQAEDGQQQNKNETEQAGGQQEQQQQPQQQQLQQSVQKLGTEKSTEIESRLSNGSLDPVDQDSAARVIDLQATLDKQSSELSTWQRRVAELSGRVAELEETLSKTQKDLLKTQETNVKLQRDLRENVAQKEDQEERIATLEKRYLNAQRESTSLHDLNEKLEQELQHKKAQLKLQEEKIAAIQEKLELAEQKLAQYAKLPEMEEQLKQRMEALTQVRRPNQAQERHGSAEDRIQRLETQLEEKNAEVMRVNQRLKMNEEHNTRLSTTVDKLLSESNERLQVHLKERMHALEEKNALTQELEKTRKIAEDLQNEKAEIVKELGKARLEIDNVKRQMLQQEIAFNIQQTDALTRSLSPNAVDPGSFSRSASHSSFDTHSLPRRTGKRPAIEDDPAKNYVARTLAEQEWEKLQQAHVLANVQQAFDVSSDAEGDGDNESLFSCAADVISPTGHTDAQTLALMLQEQLDAINNEIRLIQEEKQSTEARAEELESRVGSLEHMNLLARGRSLERASPPLSGRSTPKSHHSPNRDYLHKYHTAPASMSPAHLHQYAASLASPGQLSESLPASQLQLSGEELHSVSERDSTGGAGSGGSDAASPLTARSIRLERVAQALAHSQEELRRRTGQAGFPSSGFPAHSRHGQHNNGALNSGTPPSPLSSRHSSQDSLHKNNLSGVGLPIGQLSSSHLHMQSTMSPATAAAVAAAQKKKGIKSSLGRFFSKKEKIKGKDTPMPGDIPGMGGANTPADPDYGDNVSVAGTMGSKSDFDRRKKKSPSMFGSMLDSSRHELLAEAMKAGTPFALWNGPTVVAWLELWVGMPTWYVAACRANVKSGAIMSALSDTEIQREIGISNPLHRLKLRLAIQEMVSLTSPSAPKTSRTTLAFGDMNHEWIGNVWLPSLGLPQYRSTFMECLVDARMLDHLTKKDLRGQLRMVDSFHRTSLQYGISCLKRLNYDRQQLEERRRMAEGANVDVLVWSNDRVIRWVQSIGLKEYGNNLLESGVHGALIALDESFDANSFALALQIPTQNTQARQLLEMEFANLLTVGTERRLDEANSMKS; from the exons gATTTCTCTCAATTGACGAAGGAGCTCGCAGCAGCGCGCGAAAGTATCctagaaagagaagaagagataTCGGAACTAAAAGCAGAAAGGAATAATACTCGT CTTCTGCTCGAGCATCTGGAATGCCTGGTTTCCCGACATGAACGATCGCTTAGGATGACTGTAGTGAAGAGGCAAGCCGCCGCGCAATCTGGAGTATCGTCCGAAGTTGAAGTGCTCAAAGCTCTAAAAAGTCTGTTCGAGCACCACAAGGCTTTAGACGAGAAA GTGCGTGAACGATTACGAGTTGCATTAGAAAGGAATACAAGCCTGGAAGAAGAGCTAGCTATTACCAAAGAAGAG CTCCAGCAATATAAATTAAGTGGACATGCGCCTAAAAATATAGAAGATAGACCCAAGGAGAACGGACAGGCGGAAGACGGGCAGCAGCAGAACAAG AATGAGACTGAGCAGGCAGGAGGCCAGCAggaacaacaacaacaaccgCAACAACAACAACTGCAGCAGTCAGTACAAAAACTAGGTACGGAGAAGTCAACAGAGATCGAAAGTAGACTGAGCAATGGCAGTCTCGATCCTGTGGACCAGGATTCTGCGGCGCGCGTAATAGATTTGCAAGCTACTCTTGACAAGCAG AGCTCAGAGTTGAGCACATGGCAGCGGCGGGTAGCCGAATTAAGTGGCCGAGTAGCAGAGTTGGAAGAAACTTTGTCCAAGACTCAAAAAGACCTTCTGAAAACTCAAGAAACGAATGTCAAACTACAGAGAGATTTACGTGAAAATGTTGCCCAAAAAGAGGACCAAGAAGAGAGGATAGCGACTCTTGAAAAACGTTATCTTAATGCTCAACGAGAGTCCACTAGTTTACATGATCTCAATGAAAAGCTGGAGCAAGAGCTGCAGCATAAGAAAGCTCAATTAAAG CTCCAAGAAGAAAAAATCGCGGCGATACAGGAGAAACTAGAACTCGCAGAACAAAAATTAGCCCAATACGCTAAGTTACCAGAAATGGAAGAGCAATTAAAGCAGAGGATGGAGGCTCTGACGCAGGTGAGGAGGCCCAACCAG GCTCAAGAAAGACACGGCAGCGCAGAGGATAGAATACAGAGGTTGGAAACGCAACTTGAAGAAAAGAATGCAGAAGTGATGCGTGTCAATCAACGACTTAAGATGAATGAGGAGCATAATACACGGCTTAGTACAACTGTTGATAAACTTTTATCAg AATCTAACGAAAGATTGCAAGTACATTTAAAAGAAAGGATGCACGCATTAGAAGAGAAAAACGCACTCACGCAAGAACTGGAAAAGACTAGGAAGATTGCGGAAGATCTTCAAAATGAGAAGGCCGAAATAGTCAAGGAATTAGGGAAAGCTCGCCTTGAAATCGATAACGTGAAAAGGCAGATGCTTCAGCAAGAAATTGCGTTCAATATTCAACAAACAGATGCTCTAACTCGCAGTTTGTCCCCCAATGCAGTGGATCCAGGTTCCTTTTCTAGGAGTGCAAGTCATAGTAGTTTTGATACTCATTCTTTACCAAGAAGAACGGGTAAACGACCTGCAATCGAAGATGATCCAGCAAAG AATTATGTAGCGCGCACTTTAGCAGAGCAAGAATGGGAAAAGTTACAGCAGGCTCATGTCCTTGCAAATGTACAACAAGCATTTGATGTTTCTAGTGATGCAGAAGGTGACGGAGATAACGAAAGTTTATTCAGTTGTGCAGCTGATGTAATTAGTCCTACAGGACATACGGATGCTCAAACACTAGCATTAATGTTACAAGAACAATTAGATGcaattaataatgaaattagaTTAATCCAG GAAGAAAAGCAAAGTACCGAAGCGCGTGCCGAGGAGTTGGAGTCCAGGGTTGGTAGTCTTGAACATATGAATTTGTTAGCCAGAGGACGAAGTCTCGAACGGGCATCTCCACCATTAAGTGGACGATCCACTCCAAAATCGCATCATAGTCCAAACAGAgattatttacataaatatcatACG GCACCAGCATCAATGTCTCCAGCGCATCTCCATCAATATGCTGCCTCTTTAGCTAGTCCAGGTCAACTTTCGGAATCCCTTCCTGCGAGCCAG TTGCAGTTATCAGGCGAAGAATTGCATTCAGTGAGTGAAAGGGACAGCACTGGTGGTGCAGGAAGTGGTGGTAGCGATGCAGCTTCACCATTGACTGCTCGATCGATCAGGCTAGAACGAGTAGCACAGGCACTTGCTCACAGTCAAGAGGAACTCAGAAG ACGCACTGGACAAGCCGGATTTCCCAGCAGTGGTTTTCCTGCTCACAG CAGGCATGGGCAACATAACAACGGCGCACTCAATTCTGGGACTCCCCCTTCCCCATTGTCCTCACGTCATAGCAGCCAGGACAGTTTGCATAAGAACAACTTGTCTGGTGTTGGATTGCCAATTGGACAATTGTCTAGTTCGCATTTGCACATGCAATCTACCATGAGTCCAGCAACCGCAGCAGCAGTAGCTGCAGCTCAAAAGAAGAAAGGCATTAAGAGCAGTCTTGGTAGATTTTTCAGCAAGAAAGAAAAG ATCAAGGGGAAAGATACACCAATGCCTGGAGATATACCAGGTATGGGAGGAGCAAATACACCTGCAGATCCTGATTATGGAGATAATGTTTCTGTTGCTGGCACTATGGGCAGTAAAAGCGATTTTGATcgtagaaaaaagaaaag TCCAAGTATGTTTGGAAGTATGTTAGATTCCTCACGACACGAACTTCTGGCGGAGGCAATGAAAGCTGGAACACCTTTTGCTCTATGGAATGGACCAACTGTAGTAGCTTGGCTTGAGCTTTGGGTGGGCATGCCAACGTGGTATGTTGCAGCTTGCCGGGCAAATGTCAAAAGTGGTGCCATAATGAGTGCTCTTAGTGATACCGAAATTCAACGTGAAATTGGTATAAG tAATCCTCTACATCGATTGAAACTACGGTTAGCTATTCAAGAAATGGTGTCACTTACAAGTCCATCAGCACCAAAAACTTCTCGCACAACCTTAGCATTTGGAGATATGAACCACGAATGGATTGGTAATGTTTGGCTTCCAAGTCTTGGTTTGCCACAGTATCGGTCCACTTTCATGGAGTGCCTTGTTGATGCTAGAATGTTGGATCACCTTACCAAAAAGGACCTTCGTGGTCAACTTAGAATGGTTGATAGTTTTCACAG aaCAAGCTTGCAATATGGCATTTCGTGTTTAAAGCGATTAAATTATGATAGGCAACAATTAGAAGAAAGGAGACGAATGGCGGAAGGTGCGAACGTCGATGTTCTTGTATGGAGTAATGATCGTGTTATAAGATGGGTGCAATCTATCGGCCTGAAA gAATACGGTAACAACCTCTTAGAATCTGGGGTACATGGAGCTCTTATAGCCCTCGATGAAAGTTTCGACGCGAATAGTTTTGCTCTAGCTTTGCAAATTCCAACGCAAAACACACAA GCTCGGCAGTTGTTAGAGATGGAGTTCGCAAATTTATTAACAGTAGGAACAGAAAGGCGACTCGATGAAGCGAATAGTATGAAATCCTGA
- the LOC126873003 gene encoding liprin-alpha-1 isoform X1 — MWNMMCDVMPTIAEDSISQRSSQYSGEDANFEQLMVSMLDERDKLVESLRENQERLQETEARLQEVEKERDSLNRQLNANIPQDFSQLTKELAAARESILEREEEISELKAERNNTRLLLEHLECLVSRHERSLRMTVVKRQAAAQSGVSSEVEVLKALKSLFEHHKALDEKVRERLRVALERNTSLEEELAITKEELQQYKLSGHAPKNIEDRPKENGQAEDGQQQNKNETEQAGGQQEQQQQPQQQQLQQSVQKLGTEKSTEIESRLSNGSLDPVDQDSAARVIDLQATLDKQSSELSTWQRRVAELSGRVAELEETLSKTQKDLLKTQETNVKLQRDLRENVAQKEDQEERIATLEKRYLNAQRESTSLHDLNEKLEQELQHKKAQLKLQEEKIAAIQEKLELAEQKLAQYAKLPEMEEQLKQRMEALTQVRRPNQQAQERHGSAEDRIQRLETQLEEKNAEVMRVNQRLKMNEEHNTRLSTTVDKLLSESNERLQVHLKERMHALEEKNALTQELEKTRKIAEDLQNEKAEIVKELGKARLEIDNVKRQMLQQEIAFNIQQTDALTRSLSPNAVDPGSFSRSASHSSFDTHSLPRRTGKRPAIEDDPAKNYVARTLAEQEWEKLQQAHVLANVQQAFDVSSDAEGDGDNESLFSCAADVISPTGHTDAQTLALMLQEQLDAINNEIRLIQEEKQSTEARAEELESRVGSLEHMNLLARGRSLERASPPLSGRSTPKSHHSPNRDYLHKYHTAPASMSPAHLHQYAASLASPGQLSESLPASQLQLSGEELHSVSERDSTGGAGSGGSDAASPLTARSIRLERVAQALAHSQEELRRRTGQAGFPSSGFPAHSRHGQHNNGALNSGTPPSPLSSRHSSQDSLHKNNLSGVGLPIGQLSSSHLHMQSTMSPATAAAVAAAQKKKGIKSSLGRFFSKKEKIKGKDTPMPGDIPGMGGANTPADPDYGDNVSVAGTMGSKSDFDRRKKKSPSMFGSMLDSSRHELLAEAMKAGTPFALWNGPTVVAWLELWVGMPTWYVAACRANVKSGAIMSALSDTEIQREIGISNPLHRLKLRLAIQEMVSLTSPSAPKTSRTTLAFGDMNHEWIGNVWLPSLGLPQYRSTFMECLVDARMLDHLTKKDLRGQLRMVDSFHRTSLQYGISCLKRLNYDRQQLEERRRMAEGANVDVLVWSNDRVIRWVQSIGLKEYGNNLLESGVHGALIALDESFDANSFALALQIPTQNTQARQLLEMEFANLLTVGTERRLDEANSMKS; from the exons gATTTCTCTCAATTGACGAAGGAGCTCGCAGCAGCGCGCGAAAGTATCctagaaagagaagaagagataTCGGAACTAAAAGCAGAAAGGAATAATACTCGT CTTCTGCTCGAGCATCTGGAATGCCTGGTTTCCCGACATGAACGATCGCTTAGGATGACTGTAGTGAAGAGGCAAGCCGCCGCGCAATCTGGAGTATCGTCCGAAGTTGAAGTGCTCAAAGCTCTAAAAAGTCTGTTCGAGCACCACAAGGCTTTAGACGAGAAA GTGCGTGAACGATTACGAGTTGCATTAGAAAGGAATACAAGCCTGGAAGAAGAGCTAGCTATTACCAAAGAAGAG CTCCAGCAATATAAATTAAGTGGACATGCGCCTAAAAATATAGAAGATAGACCCAAGGAGAACGGACAGGCGGAAGACGGGCAGCAGCAGAACAAG AATGAGACTGAGCAGGCAGGAGGCCAGCAggaacaacaacaacaaccgCAACAACAACAACTGCAGCAGTCAGTACAAAAACTAGGTACGGAGAAGTCAACAGAGATCGAAAGTAGACTGAGCAATGGCAGTCTCGATCCTGTGGACCAGGATTCTGCGGCGCGCGTAATAGATTTGCAAGCTACTCTTGACAAGCAG AGCTCAGAGTTGAGCACATGGCAGCGGCGGGTAGCCGAATTAAGTGGCCGAGTAGCAGAGTTGGAAGAAACTTTGTCCAAGACTCAAAAAGACCTTCTGAAAACTCAAGAAACGAATGTCAAACTACAGAGAGATTTACGTGAAAATGTTGCCCAAAAAGAGGACCAAGAAGAGAGGATAGCGACTCTTGAAAAACGTTATCTTAATGCTCAACGAGAGTCCACTAGTTTACATGATCTCAATGAAAAGCTGGAGCAAGAGCTGCAGCATAAGAAAGCTCAATTAAAG CTCCAAGAAGAAAAAATCGCGGCGATACAGGAGAAACTAGAACTCGCAGAACAAAAATTAGCCCAATACGCTAAGTTACCAGAAATGGAAGAGCAATTAAAGCAGAGGATGGAGGCTCTGACGCAGGTGAGGAGGCCCAACCAG caGGCTCAAGAAAGACACGGCAGCGCAGAGGATAGAATACAGAGGTTGGAAACGCAACTTGAAGAAAAGAATGCAGAAGTGATGCGTGTCAATCAACGACTTAAGATGAATGAGGAGCATAATACACGGCTTAGTACAACTGTTGATAAACTTTTATCAg AATCTAACGAAAGATTGCAAGTACATTTAAAAGAAAGGATGCACGCATTAGAAGAGAAAAACGCACTCACGCAAGAACTGGAAAAGACTAGGAAGATTGCGGAAGATCTTCAAAATGAGAAGGCCGAAATAGTCAAGGAATTAGGGAAAGCTCGCCTTGAAATCGATAACGTGAAAAGGCAGATGCTTCAGCAAGAAATTGCGTTCAATATTCAACAAACAGATGCTCTAACTCGCAGTTTGTCCCCCAATGCAGTGGATCCAGGTTCCTTTTCTAGGAGTGCAAGTCATAGTAGTTTTGATACTCATTCTTTACCAAGAAGAACGGGTAAACGACCTGCAATCGAAGATGATCCAGCAAAG AATTATGTAGCGCGCACTTTAGCAGAGCAAGAATGGGAAAAGTTACAGCAGGCTCATGTCCTTGCAAATGTACAACAAGCATTTGATGTTTCTAGTGATGCAGAAGGTGACGGAGATAACGAAAGTTTATTCAGTTGTGCAGCTGATGTAATTAGTCCTACAGGACATACGGATGCTCAAACACTAGCATTAATGTTACAAGAACAATTAGATGcaattaataatgaaattagaTTAATCCAG GAAGAAAAGCAAAGTACCGAAGCGCGTGCCGAGGAGTTGGAGTCCAGGGTTGGTAGTCTTGAACATATGAATTTGTTAGCCAGAGGACGAAGTCTCGAACGGGCATCTCCACCATTAAGTGGACGATCCACTCCAAAATCGCATCATAGTCCAAACAGAgattatttacataaatatcatACG GCACCAGCATCAATGTCTCCAGCGCATCTCCATCAATATGCTGCCTCTTTAGCTAGTCCAGGTCAACTTTCGGAATCCCTTCCTGCGAGCCAG TTGCAGTTATCAGGCGAAGAATTGCATTCAGTGAGTGAAAGGGACAGCACTGGTGGTGCAGGAAGTGGTGGTAGCGATGCAGCTTCACCATTGACTGCTCGATCGATCAGGCTAGAACGAGTAGCACAGGCACTTGCTCACAGTCAAGAGGAACTCAGAAG ACGCACTGGACAAGCCGGATTTCCCAGCAGTGGTTTTCCTGCTCACAG CAGGCATGGGCAACATAACAACGGCGCACTCAATTCTGGGACTCCCCCTTCCCCATTGTCCTCACGTCATAGCAGCCAGGACAGTTTGCATAAGAACAACTTGTCTGGTGTTGGATTGCCAATTGGACAATTGTCTAGTTCGCATTTGCACATGCAATCTACCATGAGTCCAGCAACCGCAGCAGCAGTAGCTGCAGCTCAAAAGAAGAAAGGCATTAAGAGCAGTCTTGGTAGATTTTTCAGCAAGAAAGAAAAG ATCAAGGGGAAAGATACACCAATGCCTGGAGATATACCAGGTATGGGAGGAGCAAATACACCTGCAGATCCTGATTATGGAGATAATGTTTCTGTTGCTGGCACTATGGGCAGTAAAAGCGATTTTGATcgtagaaaaaagaaaag TCCAAGTATGTTTGGAAGTATGTTAGATTCCTCACGACACGAACTTCTGGCGGAGGCAATGAAAGCTGGAACACCTTTTGCTCTATGGAATGGACCAACTGTAGTAGCTTGGCTTGAGCTTTGGGTGGGCATGCCAACGTGGTATGTTGCAGCTTGCCGGGCAAATGTCAAAAGTGGTGCCATAATGAGTGCTCTTAGTGATACCGAAATTCAACGTGAAATTGGTATAAG tAATCCTCTACATCGATTGAAACTACGGTTAGCTATTCAAGAAATGGTGTCACTTACAAGTCCATCAGCACCAAAAACTTCTCGCACAACCTTAGCATTTGGAGATATGAACCACGAATGGATTGGTAATGTTTGGCTTCCAAGTCTTGGTTTGCCACAGTATCGGTCCACTTTCATGGAGTGCCTTGTTGATGCTAGAATGTTGGATCACCTTACCAAAAAGGACCTTCGTGGTCAACTTAGAATGGTTGATAGTTTTCACAG aaCAAGCTTGCAATATGGCATTTCGTGTTTAAAGCGATTAAATTATGATAGGCAACAATTAGAAGAAAGGAGACGAATGGCGGAAGGTGCGAACGTCGATGTTCTTGTATGGAGTAATGATCGTGTTATAAGATGGGTGCAATCTATCGGCCTGAAA gAATACGGTAACAACCTCTTAGAATCTGGGGTACATGGAGCTCTTATAGCCCTCGATGAAAGTTTCGACGCGAATAGTTTTGCTCTAGCTTTGCAAATTCCAACGCAAAACACACAA GCTCGGCAGTTGTTAGAGATGGAGTTCGCAAATTTATTAACAGTAGGAACAGAAAGGCGACTCGATGAAGCGAATAGTATGAAATCCTGA
- the LOC126873003 gene encoding liprin-alpha-1 isoform X3, which yields MWNMMCDVMPTIAEDSISQRSSQYSGEDANFEQLMVSMLDERDKLVESLRENQERLQETEARLQEVEKERDSLNRQLNANIPQDFSQLTKELAAARESILEREEEISELKAERNNTRLLLEHLECLVSRHERSLRMTVVKRQAAAQSGVSSEVEVLKALKSLFEHHKALDEKVRERLRVALERNTSLEEELAITKEELQQYKLSGHAPKNIEDRPKENGQAEDGQQQNKNETEQAGGQQEQQQQPQQQQLQQSVQKLGTEKSTEIESRLSNGSLDPVDQDSAARVIDLQATLDKQSSELSTWQRRVAELSGRVAELEETLSKTQKDLLKTQETNVKLQRDLRENVAQKEDQEERIATLEKRYLNAQRESTSLHDLNEKLEQELQHKKAQLKLQEEKIAAIQEKLELAEQKLAQYAKLPEMEEQLKQRMEALTQQAQERHGSAEDRIQRLETQLEEKNAEVMRVNQRLKMNEEHNTRLSTTVDKLLSESNERLQVHLKERMHALEEKNALTQELEKTRKIAEDLQNEKAEIVKELGKARLEIDNVKRQMLQQEIAFNIQQTDALTRSLSPNAVDPGSFSRSASHSSFDTHSLPRRTGKRPAIEDDPAKNYVARTLAEQEWEKLQQAHVLANVQQAFDVSSDAEGDGDNESLFSCAADVISPTGHTDAQTLALMLQEQLDAINNEIRLIQEEKQSTEARAEELESRVGSLEHMNLLARGRSLERASPPLSGRSTPKSHHSPNRDYLHKYHTAPASMSPAHLHQYAASLASPGQLSESLPASQLQLSGEELHSVSERDSTGGAGSGGSDAASPLTARSIRLERVAQALAHSQEELRRRTGQAGFPSSGFPAHSRHGQHNNGALNSGTPPSPLSSRHSSQDSLHKNNLSGVGLPIGQLSSSHLHMQSTMSPATAAAVAAAQKKKGIKSSLGRFFSKKEKIKGKDTPMPGDIPGMGGANTPADPDYGDNVSVAGTMGSKSDFDRRKKKSPSMFGSMLDSSRHELLAEAMKAGTPFALWNGPTVVAWLELWVGMPTWYVAACRANVKSGAIMSALSDTEIQREIGISNPLHRLKLRLAIQEMVSLTSPSAPKTSRTTLAFGDMNHEWIGNVWLPSLGLPQYRSTFMECLVDARMLDHLTKKDLRGQLRMVDSFHRTSLQYGISCLKRLNYDRQQLEERRRMAEGANVDVLVWSNDRVIRWVQSIGLKEYGNNLLESGVHGALIALDESFDANSFALALQIPTQNTQARQLLEMEFANLLTVGTERRLDEANSMKS from the exons gATTTCTCTCAATTGACGAAGGAGCTCGCAGCAGCGCGCGAAAGTATCctagaaagagaagaagagataTCGGAACTAAAAGCAGAAAGGAATAATACTCGT CTTCTGCTCGAGCATCTGGAATGCCTGGTTTCCCGACATGAACGATCGCTTAGGATGACTGTAGTGAAGAGGCAAGCCGCCGCGCAATCTGGAGTATCGTCCGAAGTTGAAGTGCTCAAAGCTCTAAAAAGTCTGTTCGAGCACCACAAGGCTTTAGACGAGAAA GTGCGTGAACGATTACGAGTTGCATTAGAAAGGAATACAAGCCTGGAAGAAGAGCTAGCTATTACCAAAGAAGAG CTCCAGCAATATAAATTAAGTGGACATGCGCCTAAAAATATAGAAGATAGACCCAAGGAGAACGGACAGGCGGAAGACGGGCAGCAGCAGAACAAG AATGAGACTGAGCAGGCAGGAGGCCAGCAggaacaacaacaacaaccgCAACAACAACAACTGCAGCAGTCAGTACAAAAACTAGGTACGGAGAAGTCAACAGAGATCGAAAGTAGACTGAGCAATGGCAGTCTCGATCCTGTGGACCAGGATTCTGCGGCGCGCGTAATAGATTTGCAAGCTACTCTTGACAAGCAG AGCTCAGAGTTGAGCACATGGCAGCGGCGGGTAGCCGAATTAAGTGGCCGAGTAGCAGAGTTGGAAGAAACTTTGTCCAAGACTCAAAAAGACCTTCTGAAAACTCAAGAAACGAATGTCAAACTACAGAGAGATTTACGTGAAAATGTTGCCCAAAAAGAGGACCAAGAAGAGAGGATAGCGACTCTTGAAAAACGTTATCTTAATGCTCAACGAGAGTCCACTAGTTTACATGATCTCAATGAAAAGCTGGAGCAAGAGCTGCAGCATAAGAAAGCTCAATTAAAG CTCCAAGAAGAAAAAATCGCGGCGATACAGGAGAAACTAGAACTCGCAGAACAAAAATTAGCCCAATACGCTAAGTTACCAGAAATGGAAGAGCAATTAAAGCAGAGGATGGAGGCTCTGACGCAG caGGCTCAAGAAAGACACGGCAGCGCAGAGGATAGAATACAGAGGTTGGAAACGCAACTTGAAGAAAAGAATGCAGAAGTGATGCGTGTCAATCAACGACTTAAGATGAATGAGGAGCATAATACACGGCTTAGTACAACTGTTGATAAACTTTTATCAg AATCTAACGAAAGATTGCAAGTACATTTAAAAGAAAGGATGCACGCATTAGAAGAGAAAAACGCACTCACGCAAGAACTGGAAAAGACTAGGAAGATTGCGGAAGATCTTCAAAATGAGAAGGCCGAAATAGTCAAGGAATTAGGGAAAGCTCGCCTTGAAATCGATAACGTGAAAAGGCAGATGCTTCAGCAAGAAATTGCGTTCAATATTCAACAAACAGATGCTCTAACTCGCAGTTTGTCCCCCAATGCAGTGGATCCAGGTTCCTTTTCTAGGAGTGCAAGTCATAGTAGTTTTGATACTCATTCTTTACCAAGAAGAACGGGTAAACGACCTGCAATCGAAGATGATCCAGCAAAG AATTATGTAGCGCGCACTTTAGCAGAGCAAGAATGGGAAAAGTTACAGCAGGCTCATGTCCTTGCAAATGTACAACAAGCATTTGATGTTTCTAGTGATGCAGAAGGTGACGGAGATAACGAAAGTTTATTCAGTTGTGCAGCTGATGTAATTAGTCCTACAGGACATACGGATGCTCAAACACTAGCATTAATGTTACAAGAACAATTAGATGcaattaataatgaaattagaTTAATCCAG GAAGAAAAGCAAAGTACCGAAGCGCGTGCCGAGGAGTTGGAGTCCAGGGTTGGTAGTCTTGAACATATGAATTTGTTAGCCAGAGGACGAAGTCTCGAACGGGCATCTCCACCATTAAGTGGACGATCCACTCCAAAATCGCATCATAGTCCAAACAGAgattatttacataaatatcatACG GCACCAGCATCAATGTCTCCAGCGCATCTCCATCAATATGCTGCCTCTTTAGCTAGTCCAGGTCAACTTTCGGAATCCCTTCCTGCGAGCCAG TTGCAGTTATCAGGCGAAGAATTGCATTCAGTGAGTGAAAGGGACAGCACTGGTGGTGCAGGAAGTGGTGGTAGCGATGCAGCTTCACCATTGACTGCTCGATCGATCAGGCTAGAACGAGTAGCACAGGCACTTGCTCACAGTCAAGAGGAACTCAGAAG ACGCACTGGACAAGCCGGATTTCCCAGCAGTGGTTTTCCTGCTCACAG CAGGCATGGGCAACATAACAACGGCGCACTCAATTCTGGGACTCCCCCTTCCCCATTGTCCTCACGTCATAGCAGCCAGGACAGTTTGCATAAGAACAACTTGTCTGGTGTTGGATTGCCAATTGGACAATTGTCTAGTTCGCATTTGCACATGCAATCTACCATGAGTCCAGCAACCGCAGCAGCAGTAGCTGCAGCTCAAAAGAAGAAAGGCATTAAGAGCAGTCTTGGTAGATTTTTCAGCAAGAAAGAAAAG ATCAAGGGGAAAGATACACCAATGCCTGGAGATATACCAGGTATGGGAGGAGCAAATACACCTGCAGATCCTGATTATGGAGATAATGTTTCTGTTGCTGGCACTATGGGCAGTAAAAGCGATTTTGATcgtagaaaaaagaaaag TCCAAGTATGTTTGGAAGTATGTTAGATTCCTCACGACACGAACTTCTGGCGGAGGCAATGAAAGCTGGAACACCTTTTGCTCTATGGAATGGACCAACTGTAGTAGCTTGGCTTGAGCTTTGGGTGGGCATGCCAACGTGGTATGTTGCAGCTTGCCGGGCAAATGTCAAAAGTGGTGCCATAATGAGTGCTCTTAGTGATACCGAAATTCAACGTGAAATTGGTATAAG tAATCCTCTACATCGATTGAAACTACGGTTAGCTATTCAAGAAATGGTGTCACTTACAAGTCCATCAGCACCAAAAACTTCTCGCACAACCTTAGCATTTGGAGATATGAACCACGAATGGATTGGTAATGTTTGGCTTCCAAGTCTTGGTTTGCCACAGTATCGGTCCACTTTCATGGAGTGCCTTGTTGATGCTAGAATGTTGGATCACCTTACCAAAAAGGACCTTCGTGGTCAACTTAGAATGGTTGATAGTTTTCACAG aaCAAGCTTGCAATATGGCATTTCGTGTTTAAAGCGATTAAATTATGATAGGCAACAATTAGAAGAAAGGAGACGAATGGCGGAAGGTGCGAACGTCGATGTTCTTGTATGGAGTAATGATCGTGTTATAAGATGGGTGCAATCTATCGGCCTGAAA gAATACGGTAACAACCTCTTAGAATCTGGGGTACATGGAGCTCTTATAGCCCTCGATGAAAGTTTCGACGCGAATAGTTTTGCTCTAGCTTTGCAAATTCCAACGCAAAACACACAA GCTCGGCAGTTGTTAGAGATGGAGTTCGCAAATTTATTAACAGTAGGAACAGAAAGGCGACTCGATGAAGCGAATAGTATGAAATCCTGA